A part of Campylobacter sp. MIT 99-7217 genomic DNA contains:
- a CDS encoding OPT family oligopeptide transporter — MNKQIKELTFRGMFLGAILTLIFTASNVYLGLKVGLTFSSSIPAVVIAVAVFSLFKSSNILENNMVQTQVSAAGTLSAVIFVLPGLFIVGYWNDFNLWQTFMLCFCGGVLGVLFTIPLRKAMVVESKLAYPEGIAAAEILKAVDKEKDMEKGSRAGLKEISLGALIAGLVSLCSNGFKLLVGESAVAFMASKMAFCFSMGYSLALLGAGYLIGLLASVALFIGIFLAWGILVPYFSAQSVFTDGSLSDFAFGIWKDKVRLIGTGIIATAALWTLFELSKSVFEGLKATFKRVNLSEEQTNDLKNKDLSFKTIVIFFVLMVLGLFVSFYSFVNEMELSFGLCLLFSSVGVLIAVLIGFFVAATCGYMAGLVGSSSSPISGIGIIGVIVSSFVVLLLIVSANLSNDPLMIKFAIALAIFITSAILATAAISNDNLQDLKTGYLVGASPFRQQIALIVGCFFGALAIAPVLELLYQAYGFVGSLPREGMDASAALAAPQANLMATLSQGIFNDDIDYTLIGFGVLLGIIIILLDKILRKLSKLALPPLAVGIGVYLPPAVSIPIVIGGLVAFLLRKKLQTQFKDKESIERKENKGILFASGLIVGESLVGVVIAIITVFSISNGGSENPLALSFLDAQFLNSELLSLVIFLGVVFYFIKRVLKRDKI, encoded by the coding sequence ATGAACAAACAAATCAAAGAACTTACCTTTAGAGGCATGTTTTTAGGGGCTATTTTAACTCTTATATTTACTGCTTCTAATGTGTATTTAGGCTTAAAAGTAGGGCTTACTTTTTCAAGTTCTATTCCAGCTGTAGTTATCGCTGTAGCCGTGTTTAGTCTTTTTAAAAGCTCAAATATACTTGAAAACAATATGGTTCAAACTCAAGTTTCAGCAGCTGGAACACTATCTGCCGTTATTTTTGTCTTGCCCGGACTCTTTATAGTAGGGTATTGGAATGATTTTAATCTTTGGCAAACCTTTATGTTATGTTTTTGTGGAGGTGTTTTAGGTGTTCTTTTTACCATACCCTTAAGAAAGGCTATGGTTGTAGAAAGTAAGCTTGCTTATCCTGAGGGCATAGCTGCGGCTGAAATTTTAAAAGCTGTTGATAAAGAAAAAGACATGGAAAAAGGTTCAAGAGCTGGACTTAAAGAAATTTCTTTAGGGGCATTAATCGCTGGCTTAGTTAGTCTTTGTTCGAATGGCTTTAAACTTTTAGTTGGAGAAAGTGCGGTAGCTTTTATGGCTTCAAAAATGGCATTTTGCTTTTCTATGGGGTATTCTTTAGCTCTTTTAGGAGCTGGATATCTTATCGGCTTACTTGCAAGTGTGGCTCTTTTTATAGGAATTTTTCTTGCTTGGGGAATTTTAGTGCCTTATTTTTCTGCTCAAAGTGTTTTTACGGACGGAAGTTTAAGTGATTTTGCTTTTGGTATTTGGAAAGATAAGGTAAGACTCATCGGCACAGGCATAATCGCAACGGCTGCACTTTGGACTCTCTTTGAACTAAGCAAAAGTGTTTTTGAGGGATTGAAAGCAACCTTTAAGCGTGTAAATTTAAGTGAAGAGCAAACAAATGACTTAAAAAATAAAGATCTTTCTTTCAAAACCATAGTCATTTTTTTCGTACTTATGGTACTTGGACTTTTTGTAAGTTTTTATAGCTTTGTAAATGAAATGGAGCTTTCATTTGGTCTTTGTCTTTTATTTTCTAGCGTTGGAGTTTTGATAGCTGTTTTAATTGGCTTTTTCGTTGCAGCAACTTGTGGATATATGGCAGGACTTGTCGGTTCTTCATCAAGTCCAATTTCAGGCATAGGGATTATAGGGGTGATCGTCTCTTCCTTTGTGGTTTTACTTTTGATTGTGTCTGCAAATTTAAGTAATGATCCTTTGATGATCAAATTTGCTATTGCCCTAGCTATATTTATCACAAGTGCTATTTTAGCTACGGCTGCTATTTCAAATGATAATTTACAGGATTTAAAAACGGGTTATTTAGTCGGTGCAAGTCCCTTTAGACAACAAATTGCCTTGATTGTGGGTTGTTTTTTTGGTGCTTTGGCTATTGCTCCGGTTTTAGAACTTTTATACCAAGCTTATGGCTTTGTAGGAAGCTTGCCAAGAGAGGGAATGGACGCAAGTGCTGCTTTAGCTGCTCCTCAGGCAAATTTAATGGCGACCCTATCACAAGGTATCTTCAACGATGATATAGACTATACTTTAATAGGCTTTGGTGTATTGCTAGGTATCATCATCATACTTCTTGATAAGATATTAAGAAAGCTTAGCAAGCTAGCTCTTCCACCTTTAGCTGTGGGCATAGGCGTTTATTTGCCACCTGCTGTGAGTATTCCTATCGTTATAGGCGGACTTGTAGCTTTCTTACTACGCAAGAAATTACAAACCCAATTCAAAGACAAAGAAAGCATAGAACGCAAAGAAAATAAGGGCATTTTATTCGCCTCGGGACTTATTGTAGGTGAAAGCCTTGTTGGTGTTGTCATTGCTATCATCACGGTATTTTCTATCTCTAATGGAGGCAGTGAAAATCCTCTTGCTTTAAGCTTTTTAGACGCTCAATTTTTAAATAGCGAACTTCTTAGCCTCGTGATCTTTTTAGGCGTAGTGTTTTACTTTATAAAAAGGGTTTTAAAACGAGATAAAATATAA
- a CDS encoding cation:dicarboxylate symporter family transporter has protein sequence MNKDFFQHFLMLSQFESIVILVILFAIFYVLKKMGDFKVGFSFRMLFALVVGLVFGFVLQYIAINNIGVLWYDEAKHWFGFFSSVFVAFIKMLVIPLISVCIVKVIIEIDKNIKISSLLGVGLFWILFSTAIAAILGVILAYSFNLGESFAIQEGTRQIREIQTFSSIILGLIPSNIIQATNKENVIAIVIFAFFVGICAKRISKKEEYEGAFKSFEGFVFSFYGLMMSMTALVIKFMPYAVVCMMANVLLRNGFEAIRTAGLFIILTYVAMFIMFGVHFLLLASQGLNPMKYMKKAFPVWLFAFSSRSSLGTLPMTISTLQNKLGVSSAVANFVASIGTTTGLNGCAGYFPAMAAVFVAFATHTPIDFTFALMIVLVAVIGSLGIAGVPGSATMAASIMLAGIGFGDNFVMLSLILAIDPIIDMARTASNVSGAMTSALCTAKNLKLLDKKAYNS, from the coding sequence ATGAATAAGGACTTTTTTCAGCATTTTTTAATGCTTTCTCAGTTTGAGAGCATCGTTATATTGGTCATTTTATTTGCGATATTTTATGTGCTTAAAAAAATGGGTGATTTTAAGGTGGGCTTTAGCTTTCGTATGCTTTTTGCTTTAGTTGTTGGTTTAGTTTTTGGCTTTGTTTTACAATACATAGCTATAAATAACATTGGTGTGCTTTGGTATGATGAGGCAAAGCATTGGTTTGGATTTTTTAGCTCCGTTTTTGTTGCTTTTATAAAAATGCTTGTTATCCCTTTGATCAGTGTTTGTATTGTTAAGGTGATCATAGAGATAGATAAAAATATAAAGATTTCTTCTTTGCTTGGTGTAGGATTGTTTTGGATACTTTTTAGTACGGCTATTGCTGCTATTTTGGGTGTTATTTTGGCTTATAGCTTTAATTTGGGAGAAAGCTTTGCTATACAAGAGGGTACAAGACAAATTCGAGAAATTCAAACCTTTTCTAGTATTATACTTGGTCTTATTCCGAGTAATATCATACAAGCTACAAATAAAGAAAATGTCATTGCTATCGTTATTTTTGCCTTTTTTGTTGGAATTTGTGCAAAAAGAATTTCAAAGAAAGAAGAGTATGAAGGAGCTTTTAAGAGCTTTGAGGGTTTTGTTTTTAGTTTTTATGGTTTGATGATGAGCATGACGGCTTTAGTGATTAAATTTATGCCTTATGCTGTAGTTTGTATGATGGCAAATGTTTTATTAAGAAATGGTTTTGAGGCTATTAGAACAGCCGGACTTTTTATAATCCTTACCTATGTGGCTATGTTTATTATGTTTGGGGTGCATTTTTTACTTCTAGCTTCTCAGGGCTTAAATCCTATGAAATATATGAAAAAAGCTTTTCCTGTATGGCTTTTTGCTTTTAGTTCCCGTTCATCTTTAGGCACTTTGCCTATGACTATTTCAACCTTACAAAATAAACTTGGCGTAAGCTCTGCAGTAGCAAATTTTGTAGCTTCCATAGGGACAACTACAGGGCTTAATGGTTGTGCAGGATATTTTCCTGCTATGGCAGCGGTTTTTGTGGCTTTTGCAACGCATACTCCTATTGATTTTACTTTTGCTTTAATGATTGTTTTGGTGGCTGTGATAGGCTCTTTGGGTATAGCAGGAGTTCCGGGAAGTGCTACAATGGCAGCTTCTATTATGTTAGCAGGGATTGGCTTTGGGGATAATTTTGTTATGCTTAGTCTTATCCTAGCTATTGATCCTATTATTGATATGGCAAGAACAGCAAGCAATGTTTCAGGTGCGATGACCTCAGCACTTTGTACAGCAAAAAATTTAAAGCTTTTAGATAAAAAAGCTTATAATTCTTAA
- a CDS encoding ribonucleoside-diphosphate reductase subunit alpha, with protein MKVIKRNGRIEELNISKIKKCTGDAVKGLDGVNVSELELDAKIQFRDGISTSEIQKTLIKTAVDKIDIDCPNWSFVAARLFLFDLYKKVNGMNRYNHLRDYFEKGEKEGRILLGLKEKYDLDDLNAYIKPERDLQFTYLGIKTLYDRYLIKDSKAEPIELPQQMFMAIAMFLAQNEFNPQEWAKKFYDLISKFEVMLATPTLSNARTTRHQLSSCYIGSTPDNIEGIFDSYKEMALLSKFGGGIGWDWSKVRAMGGSIDGHKNAAGGIIPFLKITNDIAVAVDQLGTRKGAIAVYIETWHMDIGDFIDLRKNSGEERRRAHELFPALWVNDLFIKRVKENDKWTLFDPADTPDLCELYGEAFEKKYEEYERNENIAKEIVEAKELWKKILLNYFETGLPFLCFKDNANKANPNAHKGIIRSSNLCTEIFQNTDPNYYQIKVLFDDKTELHFDENEEVTIDGGYKKLAKKISTLDSINGKKVYIVEKYKNDGKTAVCNLASINLSKINTKEDIARVVPTAIRMLDNVIDLNFYPHVKVKNTNLKSRSIGLGVMGEAQMLAEAHIHWGSEEHFEKIDKIMEHISFEVINASSNLALEKGSYPDFKGSNWSKGIFPIDVANEKAKALTLRDGLFGQSECDWDRLREKVKRDGMRNGYLMAIAPTSSISILVGTTQTIEPIYKRKWFEQNLSGMIPVVVPNLTLDNWNFYTSAYEIDQRVLIKAAAVRGKWIDQGQSLNIFLSLDKASGGYLNEIYQLAHELGLKSTYYLRSESPDSEKVSVADRSVECEGCQ; from the coding sequence ATGAAAGTTATTAAAAGAAATGGACGCATTGAAGAGCTTAATATTTCAAAGATTAAAAAATGCACAGGAGATGCGGTTAAGGGCTTAGACGGCGTTAATGTGAGCGAGTTAGAACTTGATGCAAAAATTCAGTTTCGAGATGGGATTTCTACAAGCGAAATTCAAAAAACCCTTATAAAAACAGCTGTTGATAAGATAGACATTGACTGTCCAAACTGGAGCTTTGTAGCAGCTAGACTTTTTTTATTTGATCTTTATAAAAAAGTCAATGGAATGAACCGCTATAATCATTTGCGTGATTATTTTGAAAAAGGTGAAAAAGAGGGTAGAATTTTACTTGGACTTAAGGAAAAATACGATCTTGATGATCTAAACGCTTATATAAAACCTGAAAGAGACCTACAATTTACCTATCTTGGGATTAAAACTCTTTATGATAGATATCTCATAAAAGATTCAAAAGCAGAACCCATAGAACTACCTCAACAAATGTTTATGGCTATTGCAATGTTTTTAGCTCAAAATGAATTTAATCCTCAAGAATGGGCAAAGAAATTTTACGATCTCATTTCTAAATTTGAGGTCATGCTAGCAACTCCAACACTTTCAAACGCAAGAACTACGCGTCATCAGCTTTCATCATGCTATATCGGTAGCACTCCTGATAACATAGAGGGTATTTTTGATTCTTATAAAGAAATGGCTTTGCTTTCTAAATTTGGTGGAGGTATTGGCTGGGACTGGTCTAAGGTGCGTGCTATGGGTGGAAGCATTGACGGACACAAAAACGCAGCTGGTGGTATTATCCCCTTTCTTAAGATCACAAATGATATCGCTGTGGCTGTAGATCAACTTGGCACAAGAAAGGGTGCGATCGCTGTTTATATCGAAACTTGGCATATGGATATAGGCGATTTTATTGATTTGCGTAAAAACTCAGGCGAGGAAAGAAGAAGGGCTCATGAGCTTTTTCCAGCCTTATGGGTAAATGACTTGTTTATAAAAAGAGTCAAAGAAAATGATAAATGGACGCTTTTTGATCCTGCTGATACTCCTGATCTTTGCGAGCTTTATGGAGAAGCCTTTGAAAAAAAATATGAAGAATACGAAAGAAATGAAAATATTGCAAAAGAAATAGTCGAAGCCAAAGAGCTTTGGAAAAAAATCTTACTCAACTATTTTGAAACCGGTCTTCCGTTTTTATGCTTTAAAGATAATGCAAATAAAGCTAATCCAAATGCACATAAGGGCATTATTAGAAGTTCAAATTTATGCACGGAAATTTTCCAAAATACAGATCCAAATTATTATCAAATCAAAGTTCTTTTCGATGATAAAACCGAACTTCATTTTGATGAAAATGAAGAAGTTACCATAGATGGTGGCTATAAAAAACTTGCAAAAAAAATCAGTACACTAGATAGTATAAATGGCAAAAAAGTTTATATAGTGGAAAAATACAAAAACGACGGCAAAACAGCAGTTTGCAACCTCGCAAGCATAAATTTAAGTAAGATTAACACTAAAGAAGATATTGCAAGGGTTGTGCCAACTGCTATAAGAATGCTTGATAATGTGATTGATTTAAATTTCTATCCTCATGTCAAAGTTAAAAATACAAATCTTAAATCTCGTTCTATAGGGCTTGGTGTTATGGGTGAAGCACAAATGCTTGCTGAAGCTCATATTCACTGGGGAAGTGAAGAACACTTTGAAAAGATAGACAAGATCATGGAGCATATCAGTTTTGAAGTGATTAACGCAAGCTCAAATTTAGCACTTGAAAAGGGTTCTTATCCTGATTTTAAGGGTTCAAATTGGAGCAAGGGTATCTTTCCTATCGATGTAGCCAATGAAAAGGCTAAGGCACTTACCTTAAGAGACGGACTTTTTGGACAAAGTGAGTGCGACTGGGATAGGCTTCGTGAAAAGGTTAAACGAGATGGTATGAGAAATGGCTATTTGATGGCTATAGCACCAACTTCTTCTATATCTATACTTGTAGGTACTACACAGACAATAGAGCCTATTTATAAACGCAAATGGTTTGAGCAAAATTTAAGTGGAATGATCCCTGTTGTTGTGCCGAATTTAACCCTTGATAACTGGAATTTTTATACCTCAGCTTATGAAATCGATCAAAGAGTTCTCATTAAAGCTGCTGCTGTTCGTGGAAAATGGATTGATCAAGGACAAAGTTTAAATATCTTCTTGTCTCTTGATAAGGCAAGCGGAGGCTACCTCAATGAAATTTATCAACTTGCACATGAGCTTGGTTTAAAATCAACTTATTATCTAAGAAGCGAAAGTCCTGATAGCGAAAAAGTAAGCGTTGCTGATCGTAGCGTAGAATGCGAAGGTTGTCAGTAA
- the purB gene encoding adenylosuccinate lyase, with product MVERYSRNEMASKWDLKAKYNAWLKVELAAVKAWNKLGLISKEDCNKILKNAKFDIARIDEIEKTTKHDVIAFLTSVSENLGEESRFLHYGMTSSDCIDTAVALQVKESLELILQDLQNLLEAIKKRALEHKFTLMVGRSHGIHGEPITFGLVLAIWYDELLHAKELLEHAKEVISYGKISGAMGNFAHTPLELEEEICKDLGLKAAPISNQIIQRDRYAQVISALGVMAASCEKIAVFIRHFQRTEVYEAEEYFSAGQKGSSAMPHKRNPVLSENITGLCRMIRSFVTPALENVALWHERDISHSSVERFILPDSFVTSDFMLVRLTNLIEKLLVYPENMIKNLNLTGGLVFSQRVLLELPLKGISREDAYKIVQRNAMKVWQDLGEGKKAINEQGESLFLLALLNDEDLKKNLGEEDIRACFDYAYYTKNIDAIFERVFK from the coding sequence ATGGTCGAACGATACAGCAGAAACGAAATGGCTAGTAAATGGGACTTAAAAGCAAAATACAATGCTTGGTTAAAGGTAGAGCTAGCTGCTGTTAAGGCATGGAATAAACTAGGTTTGATTAGTAAGGAAGATTGTAATAAAATTTTAAAAAATGCCAAATTTGACATCGCAAGGATCGATGAGATCGAAAAAACAACAAAGCACGATGTCATAGCCTTTTTAACAAGCGTGAGTGAGAATTTAGGCGAGGAAAGCAGGTTTTTGCATTATGGTATGACAAGCTCTGATTGCATTGACACAGCTGTTGCCTTGCAGGTTAAAGAAAGTTTGGAGCTTATCTTACAAGATTTGCAAAATTTGCTCGAAGCTATCAAAAAAAGGGCTTTGGAGCATAAATTTACCCTTATGGTGGGCAGAAGTCATGGAATTCATGGCGAGCCTATAACCTTTGGGCTTGTTTTGGCTATTTGGTATGATGAGCTTTTACATGCCAAAGAGCTTTTAGAGCATGCAAAGGAAGTGATAAGTTATGGTAAAATCAGCGGTGCAATGGGAAATTTCGCCCACACTCCACTTGAGCTTGAAGAAGAAATTTGCAAGGATTTGGGCTTAAAAGCTGCTCCTATTTCAAATCAAATCATTCAAAGAGATCGCTACGCACAAGTGATTTCAGCTCTTGGCGTAATGGCTGCAAGCTGCGAGAAAATCGCCGTTTTCATAAGGCATTTTCAACGCACCGAAGTTTATGAGGCTGAGGAGTATTTTTCGGCTGGACAAAAAGGAAGCTCGGCCATGCCACATAAAAGAAATCCTGTTTTAAGCGAAAACATAACAGGACTTTGCAGAATGATCCGCTCTTTTGTAACGCCAGCTTTGGAAAATGTGGCTTTGTGGCATGAAAGAGATATCAGCCATTCAAGTGTGGAAAGATTTATCTTGCCAGATAGTTTTGTAACGAGCGATTTTATGCTTGTGCGTCTTACAAATTTGATAGAAAAATTACTTGTTTATCCTGAAAATATGATAAAAAATCTTAACCTCACAGGGGGTTTAGTTTTTTCTCAGCGTGTGCTTTTGGAGCTTCCTTTAAAGGGTATTAGTCGCGAAGATGCTTACAAGATCGTTCAACGCAATGCTATGAAGGTTTGGCAGGATTTGGGCGAGGGTAAAAAGGCTATAAATGAACAAGGAGAAAGCCTATTTTTGCTCGCACTTTTAAATGATGAGGATTTGAAAAAGAATTTAGGCGAGGAGGACATTAGAGCTTGCTTTGATTATGCTTATTATACCAAAAATATTGATGCGATTTTTGAGAGAGTATTTAAATAA
- a CDS encoding RluA family pseudouridine synthase — protein sequence MAYRKIKLSHIENNGKKAFQVLMENLKISINEAQKLIDKKRLFCEGQIVSKKNEILQGLVELIVYENEPKGVEIVFENDEFAVLEKPSGVLSHPNGRHCKYSLCDEIWALWGKNACIAHRLDKETSGLILVAKNKKTQIILKEMFEKKQIQKEYLALASGKLPTKFEVDQALELSKNYDDVKTRMQICKQGKEAITEFETIEFWQDFNASLVLCKPLTGRQHQIRLHLFHVGHKILGDPLYGLTKEQIESILDEKLSPLERIKFTGASRLCLHSNRLKFTFLQKEFDFISKHDMKEEFLKSLI from the coding sequence TTGGCTTATAGAAAAATAAAATTGTCTCATATTGAAAATAATGGAAAAAAGGCTTTTCAAGTGCTTATGGAAAACTTAAAAATTTCTATAAATGAGGCTCAAAAACTGATCGATAAAAAAAGGCTTTTTTGCGAGGGACAAATCGTTAGCAAAAAAAATGAAATTTTACAAGGTTTGGTTGAGCTTATCGTTTATGAAAATGAGCCAAAAGGCGTTGAAATAGTCTTTGAAAATGATGAATTTGCCGTGCTTGAAAAACCAAGTGGGGTTTTGAGCCACCCTAATGGCAGGCATTGCAAATACAGCCTTTGTGATGAAATTTGGGCTTTGTGGGGGAAAAATGCTTGCATAGCACACAGGCTAGATAAAGAAACGAGTGGGCTTATTCTCGTTGCTAAAAATAAAAAAACTCAAATCATCTTAAAAGAAATGTTTGAAAAAAAGCAAATTCAAAAAGAATATCTAGCCCTTGCAAGTGGCAAGCTTCCTACTAAATTTGAGGTAGATCAAGCCCTTGAGCTTTCGAAAAATTACGATGATGTTAAAACAAGAATGCAAATTTGTAAGCAAGGTAAGGAAGCGATCACGGAATTTGAGACTATAGAGTTTTGGCAAGATTTTAACGCAAGCTTGGTGCTTTGTAAGCCACTTACAGGAAGACAGCACCAAATTCGCTTGCATTTGTTTCATGTGGGACATAAAATTTTGGGCGATCCTTTGTATGGACTAACAAAAGAGCAAATAGAAAGCATTTTAGATGAAAAATTAAGTCCTTTAGAACGCATAAAATTTACAGGAGCTTCAAGGCTTTGTTTGCATTCAAATCGTTTGAAATTTACATTTTTACAAAAAGAATTTGATTTTATCTCAAAGCATGATATGAAAGAGGAATTTTTAAAAAGTTTAATTTAA
- the rpsJ gene encoding 30S ribosomal protein S10 has protein sequence MERIRLKLKAYDHRVLDRTVAAIVAAVKRTGADIRGPVPMPTKIKRYTVLKSPHINKDSREQFEMRIHARMLDIVSATPDTVDSLTKLDLAPEVNVEVRAMGK, from the coding sequence ATGGAAAGGATAAGACTTAAGCTTAAGGCTTATGATCACAGAGTTTTAGATAGAACAGTAGCAGCCATAGTAGCAGCTGTGAAAAGAACTGGTGCTGATATAAGAGGACCTGTTCCTATGCCAACGAAGATTAAAAGATACACAGTATTAAAATCTCCTCATATCAACAAGGATTCAAGAGAGCAATTTGAAATGAGGATACACGCAAGGATGCTTGACATAGTCTCAGCCACTCCTGATACTGTTGATTCTTTAACCAAGCTTGATCTAGCTCCTGAGGTCAATGTAGAAGTAAGAGCTATGGGCAAATAA
- the rplC gene encoding 50S ribosomal protein L3, protein MEYLVEKIGMSRTVSNPSIAVSLLKLISAKVCEVKEGKGLISYARGKKKNKAILGQQKKYKLSAEFNRFASLEVKNTEAGDLDESPLKEAKILKVSFNSKGRGYSGVIKRHGFSGGPASHGSRFHRRHGSIGNREWPGRVQPGMKMAGHYGNVKITVKNELISFDEENKILVLKGAVPGYNGSLGKIRIVK, encoded by the coding sequence ATGGAATATTTAGTTGAAAAAATCGGCATGAGCAGAACGGTTTCTAATCCAAGCATAGCCGTAAGCTTGCTTAAATTAATCAGTGCTAAGGTCTGCGAAGTAAAAGAGGGCAAGGGCTTAATCTCTTATGCTAGGGGCAAGAAAAAAAATAAGGCTATCTTGGGTCAGCAAAAAAAATACAAGCTCTCGGCTGAATTTAACCGCTTTGCTAGCTTAGAGGTTAAAAACACAGAAGCAGGCGATTTAGACGAAAGCCCCTTAAAAGAAGCAAAGATTCTAAAGGTAAGCTTTAATTCTAAGGGTAGGGGCTATAGCGGGGTCATTAAAAGACACGGCTTTTCAGGAGGTCCTGCAAGTCATGGCTCAAGATTTCACAGAAGACATGGCTCTATTGGAAATAGAGAGTGGCCAGGTAGGGTTCAGCCGGGTATGAAGATGGCAGGACATTATGGTAATGTTAAAATCACAGTTAAAAACGAGTTAATCTCCTTTGATGAGGAAAATAAGATCCTTGTTTTAAAGGGTGCTGTGCCAGGATATAATGGAAGCTTAGGTAAGATAAGGATAGTAAAATGA
- the rplD gene encoding 50S ribosomal protein L4 → MKALILNENYEKTSENLALPEAYAKINPHNLYLYAKAYLASIRANTAHTKNRSEVSGGGKKPWRQKGRGGARAGSTRTNVWVGGGVAFGPRNTKNYFQKINKKQKRLALERALADKADKGALLVVENFEIPSGKSKDAASIIKKLGFKDILIVKSLLDEKSFLACRNLVNCYLVDISEVNAYLLAVYNAVLIEKSAFKNLIKEA, encoded by the coding sequence ATGAAGGCCTTGATTTTAAATGAAAATTATGAAAAAACAAGTGAAAATTTAGCCCTACCAGAAGCTTATGCTAAGATAAATCCTCACAATCTTTATTTATATGCTAAGGCTTATTTGGCTAGCATTAGAGCCAATACAGCTCATACTAAAAATAGAAGCGAGGTTAGCGGTGGGGGCAAAAAGCCTTGGAGACAAAAGGGTCGTGGTGGAGCTAGAGCAGGTTCTACTAGGACTAATGTCTGGGTAGGAGGAGGCGTAGCCTTTGGTCCTAGGAATACTAAAAACTATTTTCAAAAGATCAACAAAAAGCAAAAAAGGCTAGCCCTTGAAAGAGCCTTGGCTGATAAGGCAGATAAGGGGGCTTTACTCGTGGTTGAAAATTTTGAAATCCCAAGTGGCAAGAGCAAAGATGCTGCAAGTATAATTAAAAAGCTTGGCTTTAAAGATATACTTATAGTAAAATCCTTGCTTGATGAAAAGAGCTTTTTAGCATGCAGGAATTTAGTAAATTGTTATTTGGTTGATATAAGCGAGGTCAATGCTTACTTACTTGCTGTATATAATGCAGTGCTTATAGAAAAAAGTGCTTTTAAAAATTTAATAAAAGAGGCTTAA
- a CDS encoding 50S ribosomal protein L23, producing MADLTDIKSILYTEKSLNLQEKNVVVIQTSTRLGKNGLKSLLKEYFGISPLKINSVRMSGKVKRFRGKIGSRADYKKFYVKLPEGTSLESVGA from the coding sequence ATGGCAGATTTAACAGATATAAAAAGCATACTTTACACGGAAAAAAGCTTAAATTTACAAGAAAAAAATGTGGTTGTCATTCAAACTTCCACAAGGCTTGGCAAAAATGGGCTAAAAAGCTTGTTAAAAGAGTATTTTGGCATTTCTCCTTTAAAGATCAACTCAGTTAGAATGAGTGGCAAAGTAAAAAGATTTAGAGGAAAAATAGGCTCAAGGGCTGATTATAAGAAATTTTATGTCAAGCTACCTGAGGGCACAAGCTTAGAAAGCGTAGGAGCATAA
- the rplB gene encoding 50S ribosomal protein L2: protein MAIKTYKAYTPSRRYMSGLSSEDITAKPSVRSLLKKLPSHAGRNSYGRITSRHKQGGAKKLYRIIDFKRRKFGIEGRVEAIEYDPYRNCRIALIAYKDGEKRYILQPKGLKLGDIVCAAESGLDIKPANAMKLKNIPVGTIVHNVELKPGKGGQMIRSAGAYAQLMGKEEKYVILRLASGEMRQILAECMASIGEVGNEEYSNITIGKAGRNRHRGIRPQTRGSAMNPVDHPHGGGEGKKNSGRHPVTPWGKPTKGAKTRRKKASDKLIISRRKGK from the coding sequence ATGGCAATTAAAACTTATAAGGCATACACACCAAGTAGAAGATATATGAGTGGGCTAAGTAGTGAGGATATCACTGCAAAGCCAAGCGTAAGAAGCTTACTTAAAAAGCTTCCCTCTCACGCAGGACGCAATAGCTACGGACGCATAACCTCACGCCATAAGCAAGGCGGGGCGAAAAAACTTTACCGCATTATTGATTTTAAAAGGCGTAAATTTGGCATAGAAGGCAGGGTCGAAGCAATAGAATATGATCCTTATAGAAATTGCCGCATAGCCTTGATTGCTTATAAGGACGGAGAAAAAAGATACATACTTCAGCCAAAGGGTTTAAAGCTAGGTGACATAGTTTGTGCAGCTGAAAGCGGTCTTGATATAAAGCCAGCTAATGCGATGAAGCTTAAAAATATCCCTGTTGGAACCATAGTTCATAATGTTGAGCTAAAGCCGGGCAAGGGCGGACAAATGATTCGTTCAGCAGGAGCTTATGCCCAGCTTATGGGAAAAGAAGAAAAATATGTTATCTTAAGACTTGCAAGTGGGGAGATGAGGCAAATTTTAGCTGAGTGCATGGCTAGTATTGGCGAGGTTGGAAATGAGGAGTATTCAAATATCACTATAGGAAAGGCTGGACGCAACCGCCACAGAGGAATTCGCCCTCAAACAAGAGGTTCTGCTATGAACCCTGTTGATCACCCTCATGGTGGTGGAGAGGGTAAGAAAAACTCAGGTCGCCATCCTGTAACTCCTTGGGGCAAACCAACCAAGGGTGCAAAAACACGCCGCAAAAAGGCAAGCGATAAGCTTATAATTTCAAGAAGAAAAGGAAAATAA